The nucleotide sequence CATTATTTTATTTCCTTAACTCACAGTAATACTTCCTTTGCTTTCAATGAATGACAGACTATTTTGTTTTATCAGAAAATAGTTATTGCATTTAACTAATCTGCTTAGTTTTATTGGTTATTTTCAATTAAGAAAGTGTACTTAGTCATGGATTTTCTGAAAACAAGGCCTGACAGTATATACTTGGTAGGGAGCATGTGTGAAAAATCTCTCCGGCAAAGGTAAAATTGAGGACAAGAAGGCAACAAAGCAGATTGTTGCTTTATTAAGTGCTCCATTGGAGAAATATAATGACATTATGACTGCCTTGAAGCTTTCAAACTATCCTCGTGTAATGGAATTCCTTGACATTCCAACTAACAAGGTCATGGCAACTGTTATTATTCAAAGCATTATGAAAAATGGAACACGCATTTCTACTTCCGACAAGGTATGCGTTATTTTACTTATTGTTCTGCTGTTTGGTGTGAGCTTTTATTAACAAAACCTGGTTTATTTGTAGGTGGAAGCATTGTTTGAACTGATTAAGGGGCTTATCAAGGATTCTGATGTGTCTCCTAATGACGAGGTCATTTCAGTACCACGACTAGtcattttaaactattttttagaAGTTCTATTATTATGACACCTTATATAATCAAATGTTGTACATTTCTGCAAAAGTAAGATAAGTTTTTCCTTATATTTATGATACTTTCttgtattttttcttattttccgCCCTGTCCCTTTAGCTGGATGAAGATGATTTTGCTGAGGAGCAGAACTCTGTTGCACGTCTGATCCAGATGCTTTATAATGAGGATCCAGAAGAGACGTTTAAGGTAAATTGCTGATATTTATGTGTTATGACAATAATCAAAAGAAattgatgttattttattttgctgGAATTTTCCTCTTTTGAGCCAAAGTTGATAGTTTCAGCCGACTCCACTTTTTAACAGTGGTGCTTCTGTACTGGCGTTGTTGGCTATTAGAAACATGCACATAATACACTCATGCTGTCATGGGCAGCACTTGATCACTGTCACTGCAGTGGTTGTGTTTACTAAAACTTTGTTGTAACTTCCAAGTActctatttttcacaatgttaCAATTCAGTTTTGTTGAAACTAtcactttctctctctttcaCTTTTGCCTTCTTCATATTCTATAATACATTTGGATTTAACCTTATCAAATATAGGAAATAAATCTTTTACAAGCACTAAAATTGATTTGGTGTTAACCTAGACTTAACCTCTTTTAATGTTTTTAGATAAATCATAAATCACATCTAGTCCCATTCTCCAATGAGTACGAATGCTTTCCTGTGTTTTAATGTTTCTAATTTCAGTGGAATGACGTTTGATATGTTGTGCACAATTGCATGCTTCATAGTTTTACCTCTATTCAGGGAGGGGATTTATGTTTTAGTTTACGAGTTCAACTTTTACTTAAAATTTGAATGGACATGCACTAAATTGCAGATCATTGATACTGTGAGGAAGCATATACTGACCGGAGGACCAAAGCGTCTGCCTTTCACTGTTCCACCTCTTATGTTTTCTTCTTTAAAGGTTTGGCTGACCATTTTGATTAATCTGCTTCTTCTATTTTACCCTGTTTTACCTTGTTTGTTGATTGCATAAAGATGAATTGATAATGCTGGCGGTAATGACATAGAATGTTGGAGTTGAATGCAATATTCATGGGCATTATGCGATCATAATTGATTGGGATTATAGTTTCAGTAACATGCTGCTAAGGCTTTGATTTCAAGCTGGAAGCACGTGTAGATAGTTAATTTACTGTCCATTTTAAACTTCAATAAAGTAGGCAAATGGGTCAGTAAGTTGCAAATTTTCATTACAAAGACTTCATCTCTCTCTATTTCCAGCAGACAGCAGTTATATCTGTTGAACTGGTACAATGAGTCAGTATATTTAATTGACGCTGAAATGCTATGGCTATTTGATTGATGTTTATGGTCATGCTTTTTTGATGCTGTGGTTTCCCCGTGTCTGTGTCTACAACTTCCAAGTAAAATGAGATGACCACCATATAGTCAAAATATCATTTctcattatttatatttattgtcTACAGTTGGTCAGGCAGTTGCAAGGTCAAGGTCAAGAAGAAAATCCTTTTGGAGATGATTCATCAACATCaccaaagaaaatatttcagCTTTTAAATCAGGTAATTTTCTTATATAAGGAACATgtctgttttttttaaataaaaaaaatgtgatttgcgCCCCTAGTTACATATAAATACTTAATTGTCTGTTTGTAATGAATTGACATACTCGTTAGAAGATCATGTGTAGTTGATTTCATTGGTTAACCTGTTTGATGATATATGTATCTTTTCTATCTCAGACCATTGAGACTCTATCAGGTGTCCTGACACCAGAGCTAGCATTGCAGTTGTGCTTGCAATGTGCTGAGGTACTGAATTATATTTAGTTCTTAGCACATCAAAATGTTTTTCAAACTAGACTTTCTGATTTGTTTTTTCTCCCATTAAGGCTGCAAATGACTGTGAGTTGGAACCGGTTGCATATGAGTTTTTTACGCAAGCTTATATTCTATATGAAGAAGAAATTTCTGTAAGTTTATCATATAACCCCTACTAATTCTCCCTACGACACACAAAATTGCCTTTCCTTTCATGGGTTAAGGATAATTTTGGAAGAGTAATGTTCATAATAAAGTTTATAGCTTAGCCGTGCTCAATTGGACATTTGTGTTGTACCAGGATTCCAGAGCCCAGGTCACAGCTATCCATTTAATAATAGGAACTCTTCAAAGGATGCATGTCTTTGGTGTTGAAAACAGGGATACTTTAACTCACAAGGCCACAGGGGTGATTATTGAATTCTTTTACTTCTGCAGCAATTAATTTATACTCCACTGTTctctattataagcaaaatttgaCTTTTTAAGATAGTTAAATAACggatgtatctggtctatatgtAAATCAGATACACAAGTTATTCAATTAATCTAAAAtgtaaaattttgtttataataagGAACGAgtgtattttatcatttttatattaaatctCTTTTTTGGTGCTTTTTCATCGGATAGTATTCAGCAAAGCTTTTAAAGAAGCCAGATCAATGCAGAGCTGTGTATGCGTGCTCACATTTGTTTTGGGTTGATGATCATGATAACATGAAAGATGGAGAGAGGTTTGtttctaattttattaatataatgtcGAGAAGATTTCAGACTTCTGAGCAATGCAAAGATTGTTTAGTGATTTTCCTAGTTTCTCTTTAGTTGAACATAAACAGTTGCAGAAAAATTTCAATTGTTTGCATGTCCAAATAATCCTATTGTCGTCCATACCATTTTCGGTAACAAACTAGAACTATGCAGTAAATAACTAGAGGTGATATGAATGATTTAATCCAACACAGCTATCCCGCCTGGAATTTAAGTAGTAAACATATTTTCTCAGCCACTTCAAAATCAGATCATAAGTTGGAAATGcaggaaaaagaaagaagagatgTAGGTCTATATCGCAAAGTTTGAAAAGGAATATGGGAATTTATTTCTTAGTTTATGCTATTATGGTTTTTATTATGTTCTTTATATTAGTATTTTTGCACCAGAGTCTTGTTATGCCTTAAGCGGGCTTTAAGGATTGCAAATGCTGCACAACAAATGGCAAATGCTGCACGAGGTAGCACCGGATCAGTAATGCTTTTCATTGAGATTTTGAACAAGTAAGATTAACATTCATATTTCTATGCTAGGGTTGTTTTTGTTTGCTTCTCAACGGAATGATGATATGTGTGTTTTTGCAAGGTATCTTTACTTCTTTGAGAAGGGGAACCCACAAGTCACAGTTGCTGCTATCCAGGGCCTGATTGAGTtaattatgaatgaaatgcaaagTGACACCGCAACTCCAGATCCATCTGCTGATGCTTTCTTAGCCACTACTATGCGCTATATACAGTTTCAAAAACAAAAGGGTGGTACAGTTGGCGAGAAATATGAACCGATCAAGGTTTGACATGCAGATGATTGATACTGTTGCTTTTGTTATGACTCTCTTTGGAGCCAGTTGTTCCTGTGTTGATCTAGCAACTGTTCTGAATTGCCTGGTTTTAACCGCCAAACCACCTGTTAGTGTTCACGATATAATATGAGCTGACAGCAATGACCATGTTGGTCAGTTTGGATTTCAATTCATTCACTATGTACCTATTGAGATTGAGCCGATTTGAAGTTTACTAGATCCTTCTCCCCAAAATTGACATTCAGTACATTCAGTTTAGACAAGTTATTTGTAGTACAGTTACTAGATTTAAATTCTTCTAGTTGTGCACAAAGGTTTATATTACATGGATTTATGGATTTCTATTGTGTAGAGTTTACAGACAGataattatttttgtttgtattttgtaaCATAATTTTGGTACTTGGTAGGAGTGTCTGTCTTTGCACAGCTTGCATGAATATGGATAGGCAGGAATGAAATATTTTGGATGTTTTTTGAGATAACGATACCTTAGTATCTTGGAGGTTTTACTCGATCAATATATTGATAATCCCAAAGTTGAATTCTATAACAATTGAGGGGTGATAAAATGTTTCAGGATACTCTCTCCGTTTCACCCTTTTAGTTACACAATGACTGTCGTTTTagacaaatatttatttatgaatatCGTTCACAATTGAAACttttcaatgtaaaaataattgttttttttaattgtatcTTTTAATTATAATACTACTAAAACATTAAAAAAGTGTAAAGTCTTGTGATAATATTGTTGCATTTTTTAATTTGTGTGTACAAATTTTAAACGACAATTATTTTGTAACAGATAGAgtacattttaattttttgtcgGATCATATTTCTCTAAGTGTGAGATGCCTCTATGTTAGTGTAAAATTTTAACTTTAGATGAATAGTTGAAAATATCACATAACTCTAGAGTCACATTGGTCTCCTCAAAATATGACCCTAATAACTCTTCTCTCTTTGCTTATTCTAAACAGTAAACACTACTAGTAGATCCATATACCCTAAGACTTTGTATCATAATCACACAAGCCAAGCCATGAGGTTTACAAGCCAAGCCACGAGGTTTACGATGTAATAAGGTTGCAATATTTTCTCCATCTCTAGCCTACCGAACATTTCTACGGTCTACCAACTGCGACAAATATAGGAATTGGAAAGTCACATTTAGCAATAGCGGAACATGATGGTTTGGTACGACGTTGGACTTTGCATCCGTGTCGACATCTTCTCCATGCGCCCTTAAGAAAATATCATATTCATCCTTCTGAACATGGAAAGCCCGTAAAATGACAAATATTGGGTATGATTCTCTATTATGCATTTTGTATGAACATTTATGGGTAGGTCTTTTTAAAATGTGCAAAGTTGTTATGCGATGTATAATGTGAATATTGTTCCACCAACTAAAATTCCTTCGATAATGGAATAGtcgttatctttttcttccactCTGACCCTTCAACGTTGCATCTTGTTTGTATTTGTACCTCGTTCTACTTTTAGTGATTCCCGAGAGGTTCTTTTTCAGAGAACATTTTTTCTTATTATAGACCATAAATTTTTGGTGGGAGTTGTCAAAATTCTCCGTCAAAATGAAAGTAAGTGGAAACATTGAAGACTGATTCCCACATATGACGCCGATTGATTTGGAATGGACCTTTCCTGCTCATAATTGGTGTACATTGGGTTTTAATGGTGAatttctgttgagaatatagaaACTTTGTGTTCTGGCCCAGTGGTGGAGAAAAGGAGTACTTGCAAATACTTTGGCATTCAAGTCAGTGactgtaaaaaatgaatgatgtTTTTTTGTTAGAATAGTGCATACTTAAATATGGAGTCTTTGTTAGACTTTTATATTACTATTCTAGGAACCTAAAGGTTCTAGGTTttagatctttagaacattctcTTGGATATAATTGTCTCACGGGATAAATATTTCCACAGCCTCATTCATATTGATATGATGGTCACCTTCACTTAGTGAAGCATTTGGGCCTTTAATTTTGTGGTTCGTTGTTAGATCTTCATGAAGTGGGCGTCAACATAGTTTAAGAAGAGGTTTTCTTATTTCACCCTATGTCCATTGAAATACCCTTTGTAATTTCGATTTTGTCCCTctaaaattgaaaatatatttcCGGTACGCACCACACATGTCACATAACAGGCCAAATATGGTCTATGCCCTCTAATTGTAAAAAACCATACAGGAGATATATCTCTGATTTAGAATCGATAATATAACCTTGGTTAGTAGAGTGAGAAGATTGAGATTTTTTGCCACCTTGTCATTTCATATATAACCGGAAATATATTTCCGATATTATGGCAACTACATGAAGCTTAAAATAGTAGCTAGCATGGTCACCTTTTGATCACaccatttcttctcctttcaaTTAAACCTCTCAAAAACCCTTCCATTCTAAATCCATTTTTCCACTCTAAATCTTCATTTTTGTGGTTCATCATATCAAAAGGAGCTCAAGGAAGTGGAATTTAAGGTAAAATTTATTCTTTTCAATCCCCATTTCTTACATTATGCTATTTTTGAATTGGAAACAGGTCACGCTAAAACCGTGTGTATACTTCCGGTTTGTAGTTGAACAAAACCGAAGTTACATTTCTAGTTTCTGT is from Vicia villosa cultivar HV-30 ecotype Madison, WI unplaced genomic scaffold, Vvil1.0 ctg.000809F_1_1_3, whole genome shotgun sequence and encodes:
- the LOC131631315 gene encoding vacuolar protein sorting-associated protein 35A-like, translated to MMLDGTEDEEKFLAAGIAGLQQNSFYMHRALDSNNLRDALKYSAQMLSELRTSKLSPHKYYELYMRAFDQLRKLEMFFEEETRRGCSIIDLYELVQHAGNILPRLYLLCTVGSVYIKSKEAPAKDVLKDLVEMCRGIQNPVRGLFLRSYLSQVSKDKLPDIGSEYEGDADTVSDAVEFVLQNFTEMNKLWVRMQHQGPSREKEKREKERSELRDLVGKNLHVLSQIEGVDLDMYKDVVLPRVLEQVVNCKDEIAQFYLMDCIIQVFPDEYHLQTLDVLLGAYPQLQPTVDIKTVLSQLMERLSNYAASSAEVLPEFLQVEAFSKLSNAIGKVIEAQPDMATAGVVTLYSSLLTFTLHVHPDRLDYADQVLGACVKNLSGKGKIEDKKATKQIVALLSAPLEKYNDIMTALKLSNYPRVMEFLDIPTNKVMATVIIQSIMKNGTRISTSDKVEALFELIKGLIKDSDVSPNDELDEDDFAEEQNSVARLIQMLYNEDPEETFKIIDTVRKHILTGGPKRLPFTVPPLMFSSLKLVRQLQGQGQEENPFGDDSSTSPKKIFQLLNQTIETLSGVLTPELALQLCLQCAEAANDCELEPVAYEFFTQAYILYEEEISDSRAQVTAIHLIIGTLQRMHVFGVENRDTLTHKATGYSAKLLKKPDQCRAVYACSHLFWVDDHDNMKDGERVLLCLKRALRIANAAQQMANAARGSTGSVMLFIEILNKYLYFFEKGNPQVTVAAIQGLIELIMNEMQSDTATPDPSADAFLATTMRYIQFQKQKGGTVGEKYEPIKV